ATGGCCGCGGCGCGGGCGACGGCGGTGCTGTGCGGCTTGGTGGGGCCGGAAACCTCCTCGAGGATGTCCAAATACTGCCCCGCCATCACCTCCGTGCGCATCAGGTTGAACACGTCGCGGGCACGGCCGGTGGCACGGGAGCCGATGGCGGCGAACATTTCTTCGCTGAAGGACAGGCACAGGTCACCGGTCAGGATGGCCGCCGCATGGCCGAACCGTTCCTGGTCCAGGACCCAGCCGCGGGCGGCGTGCAGGGTGCCGAACTGCCTGTGCACGCTGGGCCCGCCGCGGCGGGTGTCCGAACGGTCAATGATGTCGTCGTGAATGAGTGCGGCGGCCTGGAACAGCTCCAGTGCTGCGCCGGCCATGATGACTTCCTCGGCGTCCGGCGCCCCGCCGGCACCGCGCCAGCCCCAGTAGCACAGGAGTGCGCGCATCCGCTTGCCGCCCGTGACGAGCGACGCAATGGAATCGACCAGCACCAGTGAATCGGGGGAGATCGCTGAGAGCAGCGTGCTTTTTCCAGCCAGGAATTCCTTCAGTTTCACCGCCACCGCAGCGACAAATGCGTCCTGCTCAGCGGCCGTTGATTCCTTGGGAGTGGCGGCAAATGCGGTCATGCTGGGGTGGGTCCTTGCTGTGGATGGTGTGGAGCGTCCGCTGGGTGTGGACGCATGGCGGGCGTTCCGTGCGGTTGCTGGAATGGTCCTTGTGCCCGGAATTGCCGTATTCCCTGGCAAGGGCCTATTTAAGGGACGCAGGGAACACGTTGGCCCCGACCGTCACCGTCGCCGTGGTTCCCGTCTGGACAACGGCCACATTGACATTCTCCTGTCCGGACGAACGCACAAAGGTCTTTGACGGGGTGCCGTCGACGGAATCGCCCGGCAGCGCCGTGAACTTCTGGGCAAGATACACCTTCGTGTAATAGGCCATGACGTCAGCAGGCTTGGCCGTGACGGTTTCCGTCAGCGATGCCACGGAAAGCGGGGTGGAACGTTGAAGGCTGGACGCCTGCACGGTGGCGCCCTTCATCAGCGGGATGAGCTTCGTGGGGAAGCCTGCCACAAGTCCCTTGGTGGCCGTCTGGGCCGTTGGCGTGGCCCCCGCCTTAGCCGTCGCCGAACCGGCCCCTGGCGTCGCTGAACCGGCCGGGACCGAGGCCGCCGTT
This genomic stretch from Arthrobacter dokdonellae harbors:
- a CDS encoding polyprenyl synthetase family protein encodes the protein MTAFAATPKESTAAEQDAFVAAVAVKLKEFLAGKSTLLSAISPDSLVLVDSIASLVTGGKRMRALLCYWGWRGAGGAPDAEEVIMAGAALELFQAAALIHDDIIDRSDTRRGGPSVHRQFGTLHAARGWVLDQERFGHAAAILTGDLCLSFSEEMFAAIGSRATGRARDVFNLMRTEVMAGQYLDILEEVSGPTKPHSTAVARAAAIIRFKSAKYSSEHPLVLGGALAGASAQLLERYSAFALPLGEAFQLRDDVLGVFGDPAQTGKPAGDDLREGKRTVLVGLTIEGAGESERQFVDSHLGRQDLSDAQIETLCSIMVDSGALAGTETMIAELSSTAFSALAEMPIDDAVSEALSALGRGAVSRTS